A stretch of DNA from Coccidioides posadasii str. Silveira chromosome 4, complete sequence:
ACCCCTTGCTGATCTTTTACTCCAGTGGCGCAACTACACTTACCTATATACCTCTACAACTTGCGCAGCTAGGGAAAGCTTAAGCAAACCTGTTAACCTGAGATAATGCAATTTCAAATTTCAATATCCAGACTACTACAATCAATATTCAGTCTTCATAAAGCTTTATACCCCCTGATTTAGACCTACTATTGATTTCGCCCGACCCGCCGATTTCACAATTATCTGACCCTATTTGCCTTTCGCCATTCCCGCCCCAAAACAATTTCTACTTACTCTGCAGGCTGTttgttctctttttcttgcaCTAAATGTTCATTTTCCTTGGCCTTCCCTTtagcttcttttttggcTTCTTTGATCTTTGCGCGTTCTTTGGCGGCATTCTGTTCTTGAATGAGTGCGTTGCGTTGCTCCCCCGCCCAGGCCGCGAGCTTTTCTGTGTTATTCAGGCACCACAACACAACTTCACGCGCAGCAAAAGCATCTTCTAGACTATCATGTCCTTCCCCTTCCTGGATTGTGATGCCTAAAAATAACCCACATAACCTTTTCAGGCCCCAAGAACGCGCGAATTCCTTGCCCACGGCATGTCTTGTCAGAATCTCCGAGTCAACGACTCGAGTGTGCACCATTCCCAAGGCGTTCAAGTCGTTGTACAGGGATTGGCCGATCAGGATGGTTTGCGGGGTCATATATGTCCAGAGTAAAGCTCGGGCAGCTTCCCAGTGCGGGAGGGCTGTTCCATCTGTCACCGCTTGTGTAACCATTGCCTCTGTAATGCCACTAAATTTTGTACGCCAGTCTAATACCCGCACTGATGGTTTGATAAGGTAGTTGATGAGAACACTCCCGGTGAGATAGTCGATGGCGCTGATACTGACTGGATACTGACCAGCAATAGTACTAACCATTTCGCAATCAAGCGCGATGGCGACACATTCACGGGGATTTTTGTACTGTCTATCCGGGGTGGCTTTGAACTTCTGGAGCTTAATAGAAAGAAGTTTCCCAGGGGGCACGTATTCATGAGATGTAGCGGTAACACATCCTGCATTTTTGGTATTGCAACAGAGGTACATGGGTTTCTCGTTACTGTTCTTCTTGGAGAGCTACAATTCATTTTTATTGATTAGAATGTGAGTAATGGATGGGAATAGTGGCGAATGTGTTACTCACGCCTCTGGTGTGGTAAGCGCAACCAATTTTCCCTTCCACGCGCCGTTTTACTCCTGTTTAATCGTTAACGTAGTTCTGCAGGGATCCATAGGACCAGGAGGTTAATCAATACCCTTGCAATTCCTGCAGCGGCTATAGCCATCTATTTCGTCTCTTCTGAACTTCTCCCGTCGGTAAGACTGAGGGAGCTCACTAAGCGAGTGGCAGCTCTGGGAAAGAAGGTCCCATTGCTCTCTATGTTCATCAATTGGTATTATGGACCAGCGCTCATTTTCAGCAGTTTTTCCCACAGGCACATCCATGAGAGTGATATGCTCCGCATTGGGCGTTTCTCCGTGCTTCGCTGCCGTGTGTTGTTCCAGGGCAGCATTGCTATCAAACATCCTTTTGCAACGAAGACAAACAACCTTGCATGGTTTAGAATGGCGGCGCCTTGTCGACCCTGCAGGGTTAGGCATTTTCTGCTAATCCGATTCTTAACCCACACCTCAGATGTTGCAAGCTGCTAGTGATAAGGCCACAATCCACAGGTATTATCAAGGATAGGAAGTGTTGAAGATAGCTGACGCGTCAACTCACAGGTTCTCCCAGATGGACAATGAAGAGGAGAT
This window harbors:
- a CDS encoding uncharacterized protein (antiSMASH:Cluster_4.1~EggNog:ENOG410PQ68~COG:L) codes for the protein MPNPAGSTRRRHSKPCKVVCLRCKRMFDSNAALEQHTAAKHGETPNAEHITLMDVPVGKTAENERWSIIPIDEHREQWDLLSQSCHSLSELPQSYRREKFRRDEIDGYSRCRNCKGVKRRVEGKIGCAYHTRGLSKKNSNEKPMYLCCNTKNAGCVTATSHEYVPPGKLLSIKLQKFKATPDRQYKNPRECVAIALDCEMVSTIAGQYPVSISAIDYLTGSVLINYLIKPSVRVLDWRTKFSGITEAMVTQAVTDGTALPHWEAARALLWTYMTPQTILIGQSLYNDLNALGMVHTRVVDSEILTRHAVGKEFARSWGLKRLCGLFLGITIQEGEGHDSLEDAFAAREVVLWCLNNTEKLAAWAGEQRNALIQEQNAAKERAKIKEAKKEAKGKAKENEHLVQEKENKQPAE